The Streptomyces sp. NBC_00162 genome window below encodes:
- a CDS encoding SRPBCC family protein encodes MAEVTAESRIEASAAKLWSQLTDWDAYGQWSMTHTNFPKGGPETLAVGSTFAENMKMMGFPAEVVWTVSELEDERVFAITGKGPMGVAVLTRYTLVPDGGATTVRIDGEFTGAAVSLMAGKLKDSATAALNESLRKLAGLVA; translated from the coding sequence ATGGCCGAAGTCACCGCGGAATCACGCATCGAGGCGTCCGCCGCGAAGCTCTGGTCCCAGCTGACGGACTGGGACGCGTACGGCCAGTGGAGCATGACCCACACCAATTTCCCGAAGGGTGGCCCGGAGACCCTGGCGGTCGGCTCCACCTTCGCCGAGAACATGAAGATGATGGGCTTCCCGGCCGAGGTCGTCTGGACCGTCTCGGAGCTGGAGGATGAGCGCGTCTTCGCCATCACCGGCAAGGGCCCGATGGGCGTGGCCGTCCTCACCCGCTACACCCTGGTACCGGACGGCGGGGCCACGACAGTGCGCATCGACGGCGAGTTCACCGGAGCGGCGGTCTCCCTCATGGCGGGCAAGCTCAAGGACTCGGCCACCGCCGCGCTGAACGAATCGCTGCGCAAGCTGGCCGGCCTGGTCGCCTGA